A genomic stretch from Halalkalicoccus subterraneus includes:
- the pyk gene encoding pyruvate kinase encodes MRNAKIVCTLGPASADRRTIRELADAGMSVARLNASHGSLEDRAELIGIVKEVDEASAEPLAVMLDTKGPEIRTAPLDEPIELDEGSEVRFVEGEEATPEEVGLSIPITGVEPGDRVLLDDGRIETTVEGVEGDTVIARVESGGPLSGRKGVNVPGVELDLDVVTEKDRRDLQLAAEKEVDLVAASFVRDAADIYEVGATIEEYGDPIPIVSKVERAGAVENLPEIVDASYGVMVARGDLGVECPMEDVPMIQKRIIRACRDAGAPVITATEMLDSMVHSRRPTRAEASDVANAVLDGTDAVMLSGETAIGDHPVRVVDTMDSIIREVERSGEYDELREQRVPAPSDSRTEALARAARYLARDLDASAVVAASESGYTARKMAKYRPGVPIVASTPTERVRRQLALSWGVTAQYAPFTDQGANDVIENAVSAALDSGVAESGDTVVVLSGMMTEIEGAGTTNMLKVHVAAETIDTGTGVVSGRTSGPLVHSPDGDLSAVEPGSIVTLDAEFDAEFEGDLSTIGAIVDGRSGMTGYPAMVARELGIPMVSGVDLTAIPDGTIATVDAERGVIYEGELASPNERRETDVPQTRRER; translated from the coding sequence ATGAGAAACGCGAAGATCGTCTGTACGCTCGGGCCGGCCTCGGCCGACCGGCGCACGATCCGCGAGTTGGCCGACGCGGGGATGTCCGTCGCTCGGCTCAACGCGAGCCACGGCAGTCTCGAGGACCGCGCGGAGCTGATCGGCATCGTCAAGGAAGTCGACGAGGCCTCCGCGGAGCCACTCGCGGTGATGCTCGACACCAAGGGCCCGGAGATCCGCACCGCACCTCTCGACGAGCCGATCGAACTCGACGAGGGATCCGAGGTCCGGTTCGTCGAGGGCGAGGAGGCCACCCCCGAGGAGGTCGGCCTCTCGATCCCCATCACCGGCGTCGAACCCGGTGACCGGGTGTTGCTCGACGACGGCCGGATCGAGACGACCGTCGAGGGCGTCGAGGGCGATACAGTGATCGCGCGCGTCGAGAGCGGCGGACCCCTCTCGGGACGGAAGGGCGTCAACGTGCCGGGCGTCGAGCTCGACCTCGACGTCGTCACCGAGAAGGACCGCCGGGACCTCCAGCTCGCCGCCGAAAAGGAGGTCGATCTCGTCGCCGCCTCGTTCGTCCGTGACGCGGCGGACATCTACGAGGTCGGCGCGACCATCGAGGAGTACGGCGACCCGATCCCGATCGTCTCGAAGGTCGAGCGTGCGGGGGCCGTCGAGAACCTGCCCGAGATCGTCGACGCATCCTACGGCGTGATGGTCGCCCGGGGGGATCTGGGGGTGGAGTGCCCGATGGAGGACGTCCCGATGATCCAGAAACGCATCATCCGGGCGTGTCGGGACGCGGGCGCACCCGTCATCACCGCCACGGAGATGCTCGACTCGATGGTCCACTCCCGCCGGCCGACCCGTGCGGAGGCCTCGGACGTCGCCAACGCCGTGCTCGACGGCACCGACGCGGTGATGCTTTCGGGCGAGACCGCCATCGGCGACCACCCAGTCAGGGTGGTCGACACCATGGACAGCATCATCCGCGAGGTCGAGCGAAGCGGGGAGTACGACGAACTGCGCGAACAGCGGGTTCCGGCCCCGAGCGACTCGCGAACCGAGGCACTCGCCCGTGCGGCGCGCTATCTCGCGCGGGACCTCGACGCGAGTGCCGTCGTCGCGGCCAGCGAGTCCGGCTACACGGCCCGCAAAATGGCCAAGTACCGACCGGGCGTCCCGATCGTCGCCTCGACGCCAACCGAGCGGGTACGCCGCCAGCTCGCCCTGTCGTGGGGCGTCACCGCCCAGTACGCGCCCTTTACCGATCAGGGGGCGAACGACGTGATCGAGAACGCCGTCAGTGCCGCGCTCGATTCGGGCGTGGCCGAGAGCGGCGATACGGTCGTGGTGCTCTCGGGGATGATGACCGAGATCGAGGGCGCGGGTACGACGAACATGCTGAAGGTCCACGTCGCCGCAGAGACCATCGACACCGGCACGGGCGTCGTCTCCGGACGGACCAGCGGTCCCCTCGTCCACAGCCCCGACGGCGACCTCTCGGCCGTCGAGCCCGGCTCGATCGTCACCCTCGACGCGGAGTTCGACGCGGAGTTCGAGGGCGACCTCTCGACGATCGGCGCGATCGTCGATGGCCGGTCGGGCATGACGGGCTACCCGGCGATGGTTGCCCGCGAACTCGGCATCCCGATGGTCAGCGGCGTGGACCTCACCGCCATCCCCGACGGAACGATCGCGACGGTCGACGCCGAACGCGGCGTGATCTACGAGGGCGAGCTTGCAAGCCCCAACGAGCGCCGCGAGACCGACGTGCCCCAGACGCGGAGGGAACGATAG
- a CDS encoding winged helix-turn-helix transcriptional regulator, with protein MGKPGRESVDRDKRTTLRRFAALGAASPLATFVGSSTDSDARSAIAGYVSSTPGAHFSKIRDDLSLGTGETQHHLRRLVDAGAIESHMDGEYRRYFPSETFSAFERRALGYLRRKTPRGMVLTLLADPTTTGSGIADRLDVSTATVSNTATDLEEAGLLTRTRGYALERPETLISLLVRYADSFDERTVSFADRADELIRYDP; from the coding sequence ATGGGTAAGCCGGGACGAGAGTCCGTCGACCGGGACAAGCGAACCACGCTGCGGCGCTTTGCCGCGCTCGGAGCCGCAAGCCCGCTGGCGACGTTCGTCGGGTCGAGCACCGACAGCGACGCCCGCTCGGCGATCGCGGGCTACGTCTCCTCGACGCCGGGCGCGCATTTCTCGAAGATCCGCGACGACCTCTCGCTGGGGACCGGCGAAACCCAACATCACCTCCGCCGGCTGGTCGATGCGGGCGCAATAGAAAGCCACATGGACGGGGAGTATCGGAGATACTTCCCGTCCGAGACGTTCTCGGCGTTCGAGCGCCGGGCGCTCGGCTACCTCCGGCGGAAGACTCCCCGCGGGATGGTGCTCACCCTCCTCGCCGACCCGACGACAACGGGGAGTGGAATCGCCGACCGCCTCGACGTCTCGACGGCGACGGTGAGCAACACGGCCACCGATCTAGAGGAGGCCGGATTGCTCACACGGACGAGGGGGTACGCGCTCGAACGACCCGAGACGCTCATTTCCTTGCTAGTGCGCTACGCCGATTCGTTCGACGAGCGAACGGTGAGTTTCGCCGATCGGGCGGACGAACTGATCCGGTACGATCCCTGA
- a CDS encoding DUF7123 family protein gives MSATTAVSSLNETQQRILQYLREHADTRTYFKSRLIAEDLGLTAKEVGTNMSALRSGEFGLSVEKWGYSSSTTWMVSQ, from the coding sequence ATGAGCGCGACCACCGCGGTATCGAGCCTGAACGAGACCCAACAGCGCATCCTCCAGTACCTCCGCGAGCACGCCGACACCCGGACGTACTTCAAATCCCGGCTGATCGCTGAGGACCTCGGACTCACGGCCAAGGAGGTCGGGACGAACATGAGCGCGCTGCGGTCGGGCGAGTTCGGGCTGAGCGTCGAGAAGTGGGGGTACTCCTCCTCGACGACGTGGATGGTCAGCCAGTAA
- a CDS encoding transcription initiation factor IIB, with protein sequence MSENIRERARETEDEQTQEQEREDHNCPECGGHLISDDEHGETVCADCGLVVAEDSVDRGPEWRAFDSREKDQKSRVGAPTTNTMHDKGLSTNIDWRNKDAYGNSLGSRQRQKMQRLRKWNERFRTRDSKERNLKQALGEIDRMASALGLPDNVRETASVIYRRALNEDLLPGRSIEGVATASVYAAARQAGVPRSLDEISEVSRVEKSEVARTYRYVVRELGLEVQPADPESYVPRFASGLELSDEAEHRARQLLRNAKEKGVHSGKSPVGLAAAAVYAAALLTNEKTTQAAVSEVADISEVTIRNRYHELLEAEESVGVA encoded by the coding sequence ATGAGCGAGAACATACGAGAACGAGCGCGCGAGACCGAGGACGAACAGACACAGGAGCAGGAACGCGAAGACCACAACTGCCCCGAGTGTGGTGGTCACCTCATCAGCGACGACGAACACGGCGAGACCGTCTGTGCGGACTGTGGGCTCGTAGTCGCCGAGGACTCGGTCGACCGTGGCCCCGAGTGGCGCGCCTTTGACTCCCGCGAGAAGGACCAGAAGTCCAGGGTCGGTGCCCCGACCACGAACACGATGCACGACAAGGGTCTCTCGACCAACATCGACTGGCGCAACAAGGACGCCTACGGCAACTCGCTGGGCAGTCGCCAGCGCCAGAAGATGCAGCGCCTTCGCAAGTGGAACGAGCGCTTTCGCACGCGCGACAGCAAAGAGCGGAACCTCAAGCAGGCACTGGGCGAGATCGACCGAATGGCCAGCGCACTCGGCCTGCCGGATAACGTCCGGGAGACCGCCTCGGTGATCTATCGCCGGGCGCTCAACGAGGACCTGCTTCCCGGACGTAGTATCGAAGGCGTCGCCACCGCGAGCGTCTACGCTGCGGCACGCCAGGCCGGCGTCCCCCGCAGCCTCGACGAGATCAGCGAGGTCTCACGGGTCGAGAAAAGCGAGGTCGCACGCACCTACCGCTACGTCGTTCGAGAACTGGGCCTCGAAGTCCAGCCCGCCGACCCAGAAAGCTACGTTCCCCGGTTCGCTTCGGGGCTCGAACTCTCGGACGAGGCCGAACACCGCGCACGACAGTTGCTTCGCAACGCGAAGGAGAAGGGCGTCCACTCGGGCAAATCGCCCGTCGGACTCGCGGCCGCCGCGGTCTACGCCGCTGCGCTCCTGACCAACGAGAAGACCACGCAGGCCGCCGTCAGCGAGGTCGCGGACATCAGCGAAGTAACGATCCGAAACCGGTATCACGAACTGCTCGAAGCCGAGGAGAGCGTCGGCGTCGCATAA
- a CDS encoding DUF7312 domain-containing protein: MAAPEDGEDWEYSVEEVGENGDGSDEEPDRRIEPGSLDAENALFVALGVLIALGALAYGLGFI; the protein is encoded by the coding sequence ATGGCCGCTCCCGAGGACGGGGAGGACTGGGAGTACTCGGTAGAGGAGGTCGGCGAAAACGGGGACGGGTCGGACGAGGAACCGGATCGGCGAATCGAGCCCGGATCGCTGGACGCCGAGAACGCGTTGTTCGTTGCACTCGGCGTGCTCATCGCCCTCGGCGCGCTCGCGTACGGGTTGGGATTTATCTGA
- a CDS encoding PHP-associated domain-containing protein encodes MSPEITVSVDPHVHSDGSYDGHEPVELVLEHAADIGLDAVVITDHDEIEESLRAAELAPRYGLIGIPGVEVSTAHGHLLALGVEELPESGQPFDETVEAVRELGGVAAVPHPFQRSRHGVRKRRIEDCDAVEVYNSMLFTGYRNRRARAFAQHRGYPKLGASDAHYLPNVGRAYTEITIETDHGLTAADVTSETVIEALADGATRIQGKRTPIHKSTVQYAKGAVRKSSYLITSRMPVVPTIPASMDR; translated from the coding sequence ATGTCCCCCGAAATCACCGTCTCCGTCGACCCGCACGTCCACTCCGACGGCTCCTATGACGGTCACGAGCCGGTCGAACTCGTTCTCGAACACGCCGCAGACATCGGGCTCGACGCGGTGGTGATCACCGACCACGACGAGATCGAGGAGTCGCTTCGCGCGGCCGAACTGGCGCCGCGCTACGGCCTGATCGGGATCCCGGGTGTGGAGGTCTCGACCGCCCACGGCCACCTGCTCGCGCTCGGCGTCGAGGAACTCCCCGAGTCGGGCCAGCCCTTCGACGAGACGGTCGAGGCGGTCCGCGAACTGGGTGGCGTCGCGGCCGTTCCCCACCCCTTCCAGCGCTCGCGCCACGGCGTTCGCAAGCGTCGTATCGAGGACTGCGACGCCGTCGAAGTGTACAACTCGATGCTCTTTACGGGGTATCGCAACCGTCGCGCGCGGGCGTTCGCCCAGCACCGCGGCTACCCGAAACTCGGCGCGAGCGACGCCCACTACCTGCCCAACGTCGGGCGGGCGTACACGGAGATCACGATCGAAACCGACCACGGGCTGACCGCGGCGGACGTCACTAGCGAAACCGTGATCGAGGCGCTGGCCGACGGCGCGACGCGTATTCAGGGAAAGCGCACGCCGATCCACAAGAGCACCGTCCAGTACGCGAAGGGAGCCGTGCGCAAATCGTCGTACCTGATCACCTCCCGGATGCCCGTCGTCCCGACGATCCCCGCCTCGATGGACCGGTAG
- a CDS encoding alpha/beta fold hydrolase: MNSSEVGFVYVHGAGLDTWIWNDLIQLQDTAHLCVSFPDRGRESGVRNDLNLQEYVDHVCRQIEEFPADTVIVVSHSVGGVIGLEAASRLPEKVAGFVGVCAAIPTPGNSFLSCYPFYQHLVQRVIVRVVGTKPPDSAIRDSLCAGLSEEHTSRVIDQFTPESRRLFTDECTAAIPNVPTLYVETTNDKEMSSSLQDSMSTNLSADEVRTIESGHMPMLSNPRELAEVLEDFREGSVV, translated from the coding sequence ATGAATAGCTCGGAGGTTGGCTTTGTGTACGTTCATGGTGCAGGTCTGGATACCTGGATATGGAACGATCTCATCCAACTACAGGACACGGCTCATCTCTGCGTGTCCTTCCCCGACCGAGGAAGAGAGTCGGGCGTCCGAAATGACTTGAACTTACAGGAGTACGTCGATCACGTATGCCGGCAGATCGAAGAGTTCCCCGCTGATACCGTAATCGTCGTCTCCCACTCTGTCGGCGGAGTTATTGGGTTGGAAGCCGCCAGCAGGCTTCCCGAAAAAGTAGCGGGTTTCGTCGGGGTCTGTGCTGCTATACCGACGCCCGGAAATTCGTTCTTGTCCTGTTATCCGTTCTACCAGCATCTCGTTCAACGAGTCATCGTTCGAGTGGTCGGGACGAAACCACCCGATTCGGCCATCCGTGATTCGCTGTGTGCTGGATTATCGGAGGAGCACACGAGTCGCGTTATCGATCAGTTCACACCTGAATCACGGCGTTTGTTCACGGACGAGTGCACCGCTGCGATCCCGAACGTGCCAACCCTTTACGTCGAAACGACGAACGACAAGGAGATGTCCTCTTCGCTGCAAGACTCCATGAGTACCAATCTGAGCGCGGACGAAGTCCGTACCATCGAGTCCGGTCACATGCCCATGCTCAGCAATCCTCGAGAACTAGCAGAGGTTCTGGAGGACTTCAGAGAGGGGAGTGTCGTATAG
- a CDS encoding carbonic anhydrase yields MPIASLDSLFDRNRAHTESLSESHFESVQDGQRPALVSICCSDSRVSQEGMWSAEEPGWVFTPSNIGNLVWEENDGDRVVDGSVLYPIAHTETGTTAVVGHTGCGAVTAAYRAVQGEAGEEPPGIRKRIELLVPVVEEAIEGGVIESATSDSEAINRLVEYNVRRQTAFLSGAEEVPADEQVYGFVYDFQGVYGSVPGRTYLVSDGEETDPDRLRELVPDGYDDHVESLL; encoded by the coding sequence ATGCCGATCGCTTCGCTCGATTCGCTGTTCGACCGGAACCGCGCGCACACCGAATCGCTTTCCGAGAGCCACTTCGAGTCCGTTCAAGACGGCCAACGGCCGGCGCTCGTCTCGATCTGCTGTTCGGATTCGAGAGTGTCCCAGGAGGGAATGTGGAGCGCCGAGGAGCCCGGCTGGGTCTTCACGCCGAGCAACATCGGCAACCTCGTCTGGGAGGAAAACGACGGCGACCGCGTCGTCGACGGTTCGGTGCTCTACCCGATCGCTCACACTGAGACGGGGACGACCGCCGTCGTCGGCCACACCGGCTGTGGGGCCGTAACGGCGGCCTACCGAGCCGTCCAGGGGGAGGCCGGCGAGGAGCCGCCGGGCATCCGAAAACGGATCGAACTGCTCGTCCCCGTCGTCGAGGAGGCGATCGAGGGTGGGGTCATCGAATCGGCGACGAGCGATTCGGAGGCGATCAACCGCCTCGTCGAGTACAACGTCCGCCGACAGACCGCGTTCCTTTCCGGGGCCGAGGAAGTCCCGGCCGACGAACAGGTGTACGGTTTCGTCTACGATTTTCAAGGAGTGTACGGCTCGGTTCCCGGCCGGACGTATCTCGTGAGCGACGGCGAGGAGACCGACCCCGACCGACTCCGGGAACTGGTCCCCGACGGGTACGACGATCACGTCGAAAGCCTGCTGTAG
- a CDS encoding NfeD family protein: protein MVEILGASLPLVLLVVGVLLTIAEALAPGAHLIVLGVALLVAGLVGLALGPFIAGGALAIALALTVLLVGGVALFAYRELDIYGGKGTGRTSDSASLKGRTGRVTERVSPTGGQIKLTGGGFNPYYTARSMEGEIEAGEEVFVIDPGGGNVLTVESMGVVEDEIDRELDLGRVADGPGTTEGEREAEYER from the coding sequence ATGGTAGAGATCCTCGGGGCGTCGTTGCCGCTCGTCCTCCTGGTCGTCGGGGTTCTCCTCACGATCGCGGAGGCACTCGCGCCCGGCGCGCACCTGATCGTCCTCGGGGTCGCGCTGCTGGTCGCCGGGCTGGTCGGACTGGCCCTCGGCCCGTTCATCGCCGGCGGGGCACTCGCGATCGCGCTCGCACTGACGGTGTTGCTCGTCGGTGGCGTCGCCCTGTTCGCCTACCGGGAGCTCGACATCTACGGCGGGAAGGGCACCGGTCGGACGAGCGATTCGGCCTCGCTGAAGGGCCGCACCGGACGGGTCACCGAGCGCGTCTCACCGACCGGCGGGCAGATCAAACTCACCGGCGGCGGCTTCAATCCGTATTATACCGCCCGCTCGATGGAGGGCGAAATAGAGGCGGGCGAAGAGGTGTTCGTGATCGACCCCGGCGGCGGCAACGTCCTCACGGTCGAATCTATGGGCGTCGTCGAGGACGAGATCGACCGTGAACTCGACCTCGGGCGGGTGGCCGACGGCCCCGGGACGACCGAGGGCGAGCGGGAAGCCGAGTACGAGCGCTAG
- a CDS encoding SPFH domain-containing protein — MFPVVPVQATLTLTFVALLLLFLAIVTVWQMVEIVDATEKRALTVFGEYRKLLEPGIHFIPPFVSATHHFDMRTQTLDVPRQEAITRDNSPVTADAVVYIKVMDAKKAYLEVDDYKRAVSNLAQTTLRAVLGDMELDDTLSKREQINAKIRKELDEPTDEWGIRVESVEVREVNPSQDVQRAMEQQTSAERKRRAMILEAQGERRSAVETAEGDKQSNIIRAQGEKQSQILEAQGDAVSTVLRAKSAESMGERAVIEKGMETLESIGQGESTTFVMPQELTSLVGRYGKHLTGSDTKITEDQLDSLDFDEETRQMLGLDDIDEILGQIDEEADLDVEEMEQEAQAIKEGEDMGTIQDSEEVISGMDDDFEGDDEEWEEREDLGTEPETETETN; from the coding sequence ATGTTCCCCGTGGTACCGGTGCAGGCGACGCTCACGCTCACGTTCGTCGCGTTGTTACTCCTCTTTCTCGCCATCGTCACCGTCTGGCAGATGGTCGAGATCGTCGACGCGACCGAGAAACGCGCGCTGACCGTCTTCGGCGAGTACAGGAAACTCCTCGAACCGGGGATCCACTTCATCCCCCCGTTCGTCAGCGCGACCCACCACTTCGACATGCGGACCCAGACGCTCGACGTTCCCCGCCAAGAGGCCATCACGCGGGACAACTCGCCCGTCACGGCCGACGCCGTCGTCTACATCAAGGTGATGGACGCGAAGAAGGCCTATCTCGAGGTCGACGACTACAAGCGGGCCGTCTCGAACCTCGCCCAGACGACACTCAGGGCCGTGCTCGGCGACATGGAACTGGACGACACGCTGAGCAAGCGCGAACAGATCAACGCCAAGATCCGTAAGGAACTCGACGAGCCCACCGACGAGTGGGGTATTCGAGTGGAGTCGGTGGAAGTCCGTGAGGTCAACCCGAGCCAGGACGTCCAGCGCGCGATGGAACAACAGACCAGCGCGGAACGCAAACGGCGGGCGATGATCCTCGAGGCCCAGGGAGAACGCCGTTCGGCCGTCGAGACCGCCGAGGGTGACAAACAGTCGAACATCATCCGCGCGCAGGGTGAAAAACAGAGCCAGATCCTCGAAGCCCAGGGTGATGCGGTCTCGACCGTGTTGAGAGCGAAATCCGCCGAATCGATGGGCGAACGCGCGGTCATCGAGAAGGGGATGGAAACGCTCGAATCGATCGGCCAGGGCGAGTCGACGACGTTCGTCATGCCCCAGGAACTCACGTCGCTGGTCGGGCGCTACGGTAAGCACCTCACGGGCAGCGACACCAAGATCACCGAGGACCAACTCGACAGCCTCGACTTCGACGAGGAGACCCGACAGATGCTCGGGCTCGACGACATCGACGAGATCCTCGGCCAGATCGACGAGGAGGCCGACCTCGACGTCGAGGAGATGGAACAGGAGGCCCAGGCGATCAAGGAGGGCGAGGACATGGGCACTATCCAGGACTCCGAGGAAGTGATCAGCGGTATGGACGACGATTTCGAGGGTGACGACGAGGAGTGGGAGGAGCGAGAGGACCTCGGGACCGAACCCGAGACGGAAACCGAGACGAACTGA
- a CDS encoding DUF84 family protein translates to MDVAVGSENPVKRRAVERVFESATVDTRAVESGVSEQPIGHVETIAGAKTRARESFGTDVAFGVGLEGGVAEFSSSTGRHTNGVEDREFNGADGLFLIMWAAVADGRRIEIGAGPSVRLPDPIAREVISGTELGPLLDERLGTDGGAIDPTSDTGRPSPDGPAERGSTDDQTPSDSISRGQGAIGVFTRGRITREDALASAVACAAGPLMND, encoded by the coding sequence ATGGACGTCGCCGTCGGAAGCGAGAACCCGGTCAAGCGTCGCGCGGTCGAACGGGTCTTCGAGTCCGCGACAGTCGACACACGAGCGGTGGAGTCGGGGGTCAGCGAACAGCCCATCGGTCACGTCGAGACGATCGCCGGCGCGAAAACCCGCGCCCGCGAATCGTTCGGTACCGACGTGGCCTTCGGCGTCGGTCTCGAGGGCGGCGTCGCGGAGTTCTCCTCGTCGACTGGACGGCACACCAACGGCGTCGAGGACAGGGAGTTCAACGGGGCTGACGGGCTCTTTCTGATCATGTGGGCCGCCGTCGCCGACGGCAGGCGTATCGAGATCGGTGCCGGTCCCTCGGTCCGACTGCCCGACCCGATCGCCCGCGAGGTAATCTCGGGGACCGAACTCGGGCCGTTGCTCGACGAACGACTCGGAACCGACGGCGGCGCGATCGACCCGACCTCGGACACCGGTCGGCCGTCGCCCGACGGTCCCGCCGAACGGGGTTCGACTGACGATCAGACACCCTCCGACAGTATTTCCCGCGGGCAGGGTGCCATCGGCGTGTTCACCCGGGGGCGGATCACGCGCGAGGACGCGCTCGCCAGCGCGGTCGCCTGTGCGGCCGGCCCGCTCATGAACGATTAA
- a CDS encoding type I 3-dehydroquinate dehydratase — protein sequence MSIDFESFVLAAATADLSEESLAREHADCVEFRMDLASEPLTALASYTGDLPLIATNRDENEGGEAAGERRLGDLGRAAEFDSVAAVDIELAALESGAGEAAATDAREHGASVIASTHDFEGTPSSDEMRGMLERATEYGDIGKLAVTASDPGDVLSLLSVTDELSSEGRRVATMAMGEAGRHSRAVAPIYGSRIGYAPVVPENATAPGQYDLATLRELIERLK from the coding sequence ATGAGCATCGATTTCGAGTCGTTCGTGCTCGCCGCCGCGACCGCCGACCTGAGCGAGGAGTCGCTGGCTCGCGAGCACGCGGACTGCGTGGAGTTTCGGATGGATCTCGCGAGCGAGCCGCTCACCGCGCTGGCGTCGTATACGGGCGACCTCCCGCTGATCGCGACCAACAGGGACGAGAACGAGGGTGGGGAGGCTGCGGGCGAGCGACGACTCGGCGACCTGGGGCGGGCCGCGGAGTTCGACAGCGTCGCCGCGGTCGACATCGAACTCGCCGCCCTCGAATCCGGCGCTGGAGAGGCGGCTGCGACCGACGCCCGTGAGCATGGGGCGAGCGTGATCGCCTCTACCCACGATTTCGAGGGGACACCGAGCTCCGACGAAATGCGGGGTATGCTCGAACGCGCAACCGAATACGGCGATATCGGGAAGCTAGCGGTGACGGCGAGCGATCCGGGCGACGTCCTCTCGCTGCTGTCGGTCACCGACGAGCTGTCGAGCGAGGGGCGGCGCGTGGCGACGATGGCGATGGGCGAGGCGGGCCGGCACTCGCGGGCGGTCGCGCCGATCTACGGGTCGCGGATCGGCTACGCCCCGGTCGTCCCCGAGAACGCGACCGCGCCCGGCCAGTACGATCTGGCGACGCTTCGCGAGCTGATCGAACGCTTGAAGTAA